One Sinorhizobium sp. BG8 DNA window includes the following coding sequences:
- a CDS encoding diguanylate cyclase, producing MDSSRKPGRRLLRVAGIAAGGGLAAMALALVIQSVLYLALPEAPVLAGFLGTGVVALLASLPLLSTVLWQGETLRLARMRRSAELGRDAVTKVMNGRVFSAQVEHFAEQRIQTGENAGGIVVGVTVGGLDAINRHYGHEWGDEVMRSLAAIIRASVRKGDLVARIGFNQFGILLAGADAKNAQVIGARILKRVSDAAFSAAEAGPGMDILIGGVLFEEPIDFTSLHRMLDEAAQPADPQATIHVPVRRVEDIGMSAPI from the coding sequence ATGGATTCTTCCAGAAAGCCTGGACGCCGTTTGCTCCGCGTGGCTGGCATCGCCGCCGGCGGTGGCCTGGCCGCCATGGCATTGGCTCTCGTCATTCAGTCGGTTCTCTATCTCGCGCTTCCGGAAGCCCCCGTGCTTGCCGGCTTCCTCGGTACGGGCGTCGTCGCGCTTCTGGCAAGCCTCCCCCTCCTCTCCACTGTTCTCTGGCAGGGCGAGACACTGAGGCTCGCTCGGATGCGCCGTTCCGCCGAGCTGGGCAGAGATGCCGTGACGAAGGTCATGAATGGCCGGGTGTTCTCCGCCCAGGTGGAGCACTTCGCCGAGCAACGCATTCAGACCGGCGAGAACGCAGGCGGAATCGTCGTTGGCGTGACGGTTGGAGGCCTCGATGCAATCAACCGCCACTACGGTCACGAGTGGGGTGACGAGGTGATGCGTTCGCTCGCCGCGATCATCCGCGCCTCGGTTCGCAAAGGCGACCTCGTTGCCCGCATAGGCTTCAATCAGTTCGGGATACTGCTTGCCGGTGCGGATGCCAAGAACGCCCAGGTCATTGGCGCGCGCATTCTCAAGCGCGTTTCGGATGCGGCCTTCAGTGCGGCGGAAGCGGGCCCGGGTATGGATATCCTCATCGGCGGCGTGCTGTTCGAGGAGCCGATCGATTTCACCTCGCTTCACCGGATGTTGGACGAAGCAGCACAGCCGGCCGATCCGCAGGCGACCATCCATGTGCCCGTGCGGCGTGTGGAGGACATCGGAATGTCCGCGCCGATCTGA
- a CDS encoding aldehyde dehydrogenase: MDSSTYTRDFWHGKASELKFRTNHFIDGAYVPSADGKTFPTINPATGTTIASVARGGEAEVNRAVAVARKAFRSGAWSRMEPRARLAVLERFSALIEANAEEFAVLDSLDMGKPVMDMMNIDIPGSVTSLKFFAETIDKIDGAVTSTASTALHYILRQPLGVVGLIVPWNYPLMMAAWKLGPALATGNSVVLKPAEQTPLSAGLLAELFIEAGGPAGVLNVVHGLGEEVGRALALHPDVDKIGFTGSTEVGKLLMIYAGQSNMKRVTTECGGKTPQIILGDYDDLDTAVTYAVNGIYGNQGEVCNAGSRILVEKSIHDDFVERFAARTSENFVLGDPLDPQTTVGPLVTASHQRRVLSYIDIGRKEGAALRFGGQAPGAYPAGAYVEPTLFTGVNNSMQIAREEIFGPVATIIPVDGVDDAIEIANDSIYGLAASIWTRDITKAHRFARDIEAGVVWVNCFDHGDMTSIWGGYKQTGNGRDKCLEALTQYTQTKSVWVNLG; the protein is encoded by the coding sequence ATGGATAGCTCGACCTACACCCGCGATTTCTGGCACGGAAAAGCCTCTGAGCTGAAGTTCCGCACCAATCACTTCATCGACGGGGCGTATGTTCCGTCGGCGGACGGCAAGACTTTCCCGACCATTAACCCGGCGACGGGTACGACGATCGCGTCGGTTGCGCGCGGTGGGGAGGCGGAAGTCAACCGTGCGGTGGCTGTTGCCCGCAAGGCCTTCCGCTCCGGGGCCTGGTCGCGGATGGAACCCCGCGCGCGCCTAGCAGTTCTCGAGCGGTTTTCGGCCCTGATCGAAGCCAACGCCGAGGAATTTGCCGTCCTGGACAGTCTCGACATGGGCAAGCCCGTGATGGACATGATGAACATCGACATTCCGGGGTCGGTGACGAGCCTGAAGTTCTTCGCCGAGACGATCGACAAGATCGATGGCGCGGTAACATCCACGGCCTCCACCGCGCTGCACTACATCCTTCGCCAACCTCTCGGTGTCGTCGGACTGATCGTACCCTGGAACTATCCGCTGATGATGGCGGCATGGAAGCTCGGTCCGGCGCTTGCGACCGGCAATTCCGTGGTGCTGAAGCCCGCCGAGCAGACGCCTCTCTCGGCCGGACTGCTGGCCGAACTCTTCATCGAGGCCGGCGGTCCCGCGGGCGTGCTGAACGTCGTGCATGGGCTCGGCGAGGAGGTTGGCAGGGCATTGGCGCTGCATCCGGACGTGGACAAGATCGGCTTTACCGGTTCGACGGAAGTCGGCAAGCTGCTGATGATCTATGCTGGCCAGTCCAACATGAAGCGCGTGACGACCGAATGCGGTGGAAAGACGCCGCAGATCATACTGGGCGACTACGACGATCTCGACACAGCGGTGACCTATGCGGTGAACGGTATCTACGGGAACCAGGGGGAGGTCTGCAACGCAGGCTCGCGCATTCTGGTGGAAAAGAGCATCCATGACGATTTCGTCGAGCGGTTCGCGGCGCGCACGTCGGAGAACTTCGTTCTCGGCGACCCTCTCGATCCGCAGACGACAGTCGGGCCGCTCGTGACCGCATCGCACCAGCGGCGCGTGCTGAGCTATATCGACATAGGTCGCAAGGAGGGAGCGGCGCTCCGTTTCGGCGGACAAGCCCCGGGCGCCTATCCGGCAGGCGCCTATGTGGAGCCGACCCTGTTCACGGGCGTCAACAACTCGATGCAGATTGCGCGCGAGGAGATCTTCGGGCCTGTCGCGACGATCATTCCGGTGGATGGAGTCGATGATGCCATCGAGATCGCAAACGATTCGATCTACGGCCTCGCCGCTTCGATCTGGACCCGCGACATCACCAAGGCCCACCGTTTCGCCCGTGACATCGAGGCCGGTGTGGTCTGGGTCAACTGCTTCGATCACGGCGACATGACCTCGATCTGGGGTGGCTACAAGCAGACAGGCAACGGCCGGGACAAGTGCCTGGAGGCATTGACGCAGTACACCCAGACCAAGTCCGTGTGGGTCAATCTCGGTTGA
- a CDS encoding ABC transporter permease, with protein MHTLRWWQKGMVGVSLAVLAFLYLPIVILVIFSFNDSSVTSFPLSGFTLHWYDAVLENSAMLTALGNSLIVAVFATAISVIVGVPAALALDRFEFPGKYLFRNVILLPLSLPGIVTGVAMLNFYKQIGIPQSLLAVVIGHATALLGVVVSQVLARLHKLNRRLLEASADLGATPIETFVRVVLPAIRTSILGSALLCFTLSFDEIPVTYFLTGRDVTLPIYIYSTLRRGITPEINAIGSMIVAASFILIVMSVTLLRDRK; from the coding sequence ATGCATACTCTCAGATGGTGGCAGAAAGGCATGGTCGGCGTGAGCCTTGCAGTGCTCGCCTTCCTCTACCTGCCGATCGTCATTCTTGTGATCTTCTCCTTCAACGACAGTTCGGTCACATCCTTCCCGCTCTCGGGCTTCACGCTTCACTGGTACGACGCGGTTCTCGAAAACAGCGCCATGCTGACGGCCTTGGGGAACAGCCTGATCGTCGCTGTGTTCGCGACCGCAATCAGCGTGATCGTCGGGGTTCCGGCCGCGCTTGCGCTCGATCGCTTCGAGTTCCCGGGCAAGTATCTCTTCCGAAACGTCATTCTCCTGCCGCTGAGCCTGCCCGGCATCGTCACCGGTGTCGCCATGCTGAACTTCTACAAGCAGATCGGCATTCCGCAGAGCCTGCTTGCGGTGGTCATCGGCCATGCGACCGCCCTGCTTGGCGTCGTCGTATCTCAGGTGCTTGCACGACTTCACAAGTTGAACCGAAGGCTGCTCGAGGCCTCCGCGGACCTCGGGGCAACGCCGATCGAGACGTTCGTCCGCGTCGTTCTGCCCGCGATCCGTACCTCGATCCTCGGATCCGCGCTGCTGTGCTTCACGTTGTCGTTCGACGAGATCCCGGTCACCTACTTCCTGACCGGCAGGGATGTGACCTTGCCCATCTATATCTACTCGACGCTCAGACGCGGCATCACGCCCGAAATCAACGCCATCGGCAGCATGATCGTTGCCGCGTCCTTCATCCTCATCGTCATGTCCGTCACGCTGCTGCGCGACCGCAAGTAA
- a CDS encoding ABC transporter permease → MISRRSFPSFAAIFSLPFTWVLLFMIIPYVIMISVSFWTRQFPLFYPDFQFGNFIQIFSDPQYTIVILRTLKIASIVTVGALLLGYPLAYFLVFTVKTPELRNLLYMSVIVPLWVSYLLRAYTWKIILGTDGALNSLLMTMGLIREPLSIFLYNQTAMVITLVYIFVPFMVMPLVTVLDNIPKALIEASEDLGVGPFLTFWKVILPLSLGGVVAGATMTFCLSFGDFVAPVLVGGPDGMMVANILQSQFGAALNWPLGSALATLVLTMVLVILQVSTRIDRAGHVDIG, encoded by the coding sequence ATGATCAGCCGGCGCAGTTTCCCGTCCTTTGCGGCGATCTTTTCCCTGCCCTTCACCTGGGTCCTTCTGTTCATGATCATTCCCTACGTGATCATGATCTCCGTCAGTTTCTGGACGAGGCAGTTTCCGCTCTTCTATCCCGATTTCCAGTTTGGAAATTTCATCCAGATATTTAGCGACCCGCAATATACCATTGTAATTCTTCGAACTCTCAAGATTGCGAGCATCGTCACCGTTGGCGCTCTGCTTCTCGGCTATCCGCTCGCCTACTTTCTGGTCTTCACCGTGAAGACGCCGGAGCTCAGGAACCTCCTCTACATGTCGGTGATCGTTCCGCTCTGGGTGTCCTATCTGCTCAGGGCCTATACCTGGAAGATCATTCTCGGCACTGACGGCGCTCTCAATTCTCTTCTCATGACGATGGGGCTGATCCGGGAGCCCTTGTCCATCTTCCTCTACAACCAGACGGCAATGGTCATCACCCTTGTCTACATCTTCGTTCCGTTCATGGTCATGCCGCTCGTGACCGTGCTGGACAACATCCCGAAGGCGCTCATCGAGGCCTCGGAAGACCTCGGGGTCGGACCCTTTCTCACATTCTGGAAAGTCATTCTTCCCCTCTCGCTGGGTGGGGTGGTGGCCGGGGCGACGATGACCTTCTGCCTGTCCTTCGGAGATTTCGTGGCGCCTGTCCTCGTCGGAGGTCCCGACGGAATGATGGTGGCAAACATCCTGCAGAGCCAGTTCGGCGCGGCGCTCAACTGGCCGCTTGGCTCCGCCCTCGCGACGCTCGTGCTCACCATGGTGCTCGTCATTCTTCAAGTCTCGACCCGCATCGATCGGGCGGGACATGTGGACATAGGCTGA
- a CDS encoding ABC transporter ATP-binding protein: MTSRPIVTLKGVAKTYGNFTALDETDLALGEGEFVTLLGPSGCGKTTTLRLIGGFELPDRGTIEIGGEDVTHRAPYRRPVNTVFQDYALFPHMSVSENVGYGLSVKANKVPAGDRSRRVADALAMVGLEKMGDRRPGALSGGQRQRVAMARALVRSPKVLLLDEPLSALDVKLREGMQVELKRLHRELGITFLMVTHDQTEALALSDRIVVMNQGRILQIGSPADLYDEPATPFVADFIGATNLFDATFVGRDGDCDLLRLSDGSEIRRRRRPTCLSFLPGQPIIVGIRPERLQTSAFDTSNKLQARVVETLFQGDRIRMELMSQGNHRPFFADVPRVAYGAAGPSCTDAEAEFHVAPTDVMVFPPERRS, encoded by the coding sequence ATGACATCGCGACCGATCGTGACGCTGAAAGGTGTTGCAAAGACATATGGGAATTTCACAGCGCTCGATGAGACCGATCTCGCGCTCGGTGAAGGGGAGTTTGTGACCCTGCTCGGACCGTCAGGGTGCGGAAAGACGACGACGCTTCGCCTGATCGGGGGCTTCGAACTGCCCGACCGCGGAACGATTGAGATCGGTGGGGAAGACGTAACGCATCGGGCGCCCTATCGTCGTCCGGTCAACACGGTTTTTCAGGACTATGCGCTCTTCCCGCATATGAGCGTCAGCGAGAATGTCGGGTACGGCCTTTCAGTCAAGGCGAACAAGGTGCCGGCTGGAGATCGTTCGCGGCGGGTCGCGGATGCACTGGCCATGGTCGGGCTGGAAAAGATGGGGGATCGGCGGCCGGGCGCGCTTTCCGGTGGACAGCGTCAGCGGGTGGCGATGGCCCGGGCCCTCGTTCGCAGCCCGAAGGTTCTGCTGCTCGACGAGCCGCTCTCGGCGCTGGACGTGAAACTGCGCGAGGGGATGCAGGTGGAACTCAAGCGGCTTCACCGTGAACTCGGCATCACCTTCCTGATGGTGACGCACGACCAGACCGAGGCGCTGGCGCTTTCGGACCGGATCGTCGTGATGAACCAGGGCCGTATCCTGCAGATCGGGTCGCCGGCGGACCTCTACGATGAACCGGCAACGCCCTTCGTTGCGGATTTCATCGGAGCGACCAATCTATTCGATGCGACGTTCGTCGGTCGCGATGGCGATTGCGATCTGCTGCGGCTTTCCGACGGCAGCGAGATCCGCCGCCGACGCCGGCCGACGTGCCTGTCATTCCTGCCCGGCCAGCCGATCATCGTGGGCATTCGTCCCGAACGGCTGCAGACCAGTGCATTCGATACCTCCAACAAGCTCCAGGCCCGCGTCGTCGAAACCCTTTTCCAGGGCGACAGGATCCGGATGGAGCTGATGAGCCAGGGCAACCACAGGCCGTTCTTCGCCGATGTCCCGCGCGTCGCCTATGGGGCAGCCGGCCCCTCCTGCACGGACGCGGAGGCCGAATTCCACGTTGCACCGACCGATGTCATGGTGTTTCCACCGGAGAGACGTTCATGA
- a CDS encoding extracellular solute-binding protein yields the protein MAEFEKVSGCKVTTSYVGSNDDFAPKLAAGGGVYDIITPSLDTVNLLRLAGFVQPIDTAKVEGFDGIYPEFSKTGDVVADGSTWAVPLVWGSVSLIYRPDKFPSTPDSIGVLFDPANKGKVSLWDDKSAIYWTARYLGYDNVFDLTDEQLDAVKAKLIEQKPLIRKYWASAGELTELMANQEVFVSNAWTGLTSKDVNGLKKDFVVAEFSPKEKAEGWMDSMMLVKDTPNEECAYKFISFMQSAAGQCGIATSTGYFPVNPKSVAGCMSDELKKERQVDNVEFVKSLVMWQQPKRLDKYLEVWNAVKAAP from the coding sequence ATGGCGGAGTTCGAGAAGGTTTCCGGATGCAAGGTCACGACGTCCTACGTCGGATCGAACGATGACTTCGCGCCCAAGCTCGCGGCCGGCGGTGGCGTCTACGACATCATTACGCCGTCGCTCGATACGGTGAACCTGCTGCGGCTCGCGGGCTTCGTGCAACCGATCGATACCGCCAAGGTTGAAGGCTTCGATGGCATTTATCCGGAGTTCTCGAAGACCGGCGATGTGGTGGCCGATGGCTCGACCTGGGCCGTGCCGCTCGTCTGGGGATCGGTCTCGCTGATCTACCGGCCCGACAAGTTCCCTTCCACTCCGGATTCGATCGGCGTCCTTTTCGACCCAGCGAACAAGGGCAAGGTGTCGCTTTGGGATGACAAGTCCGCGATCTACTGGACGGCTCGCTATCTCGGCTACGACAATGTGTTCGACCTGACGGACGAACAGCTGGATGCAGTGAAGGCCAAGCTGATCGAGCAGAAGCCGCTGATCCGCAAATACTGGGCTTCCGCCGGAGAGCTCACCGAGTTGATGGCCAATCAGGAGGTCTTCGTCTCGAATGCCTGGACCGGTCTGACCAGCAAGGATGTCAACGGCCTGAAGAAGGACTTCGTGGTTGCCGAGTTCTCTCCGAAGGAGAAGGCCGAGGGCTGGATGGACTCCATGATGCTGGTGAAGGATACACCGAACGAAGAGTGTGCCTACAAGTTCATATCCTTCATGCAGTCGGCAGCCGGCCAGTGCGGCATCGCGACATCGACTGGCTACTTCCCCGTCAATCCGAAGAGTGTGGCTGGCTGCATGTCGGACGAGTTGAAGAAGGAGCGGCAGGTCGACAACGTCGAATTCGTCAAAAGCCTCGTGATGTGGCAGCAACCGAAGCGCCTCGACAAGTATCTAGAGGTCTGGAACGCGGTCAAAGCCGCGCCCTGA
- a CDS encoding sigma 54-interacting transcriptional regulator, with translation MKFYGNDIANVGHRRLRPAFIDDPMLNTLLEALPDGAALLEMDGKIKLVNGKLEKLLNLNKGELVGTELAKHAATGGTIIQKAAAALQQLKRLEVSGTLPSQRFVSASLNILRTADGGAYAALLVLREPNRMVRSAEAAPDRFRFQDESGIQAGTPHVTTPALQGLLKRGSQALARGSNILVTGESGTGKTDFVRRLCTAGEQGGYPFVHVNCGMLTDAQFDMEMFGVEPGASSDPLTRGKLGYVEAADGGVLFLDEITDLSPISQMKLVAFLETGTYSRVGSVQRRQAKLKLVTATNRALRQMIADGQFREDLYYRMAVVMLELPPVRGRADFIKSLADAMLQRINLGRRQAFVLSEGFRRKLLAYDYPGNIRELSNILQHAVASAEEVAEIEHFVVPLGTGRLPVKSDADPSPADGESTSFKELIREFETYVLEKSIAENGSKRSAAKALGIDIATLIRKTNRKR, from the coding sequence ATGAAGTTCTACGGCAACGATATCGCGAATGTCGGCCATCGTCGGCTGCGCCCCGCCTTCATCGATGATCCCATGCTGAACACGTTGCTGGAAGCGCTTCCCGATGGAGCTGCGCTGCTGGAAATGGACGGCAAGATCAAGCTGGTGAACGGCAAGCTCGAGAAGTTGCTCAACCTCAACAAGGGCGAACTTGTCGGAACGGAGCTTGCCAAGCACGCCGCGACGGGCGGGACGATCATCCAGAAGGCGGCTGCAGCCCTGCAACAGCTGAAGCGCCTAGAGGTGTCGGGCACCCTCCCCTCGCAGCGCTTCGTTTCCGCAAGCCTCAATATCCTTCGCACGGCCGACGGCGGGGCCTACGCAGCCCTGCTGGTTCTGCGTGAGCCGAACCGGATGGTGCGCTCGGCCGAAGCGGCCCCCGATCGCTTCCGCTTCCAGGACGAGAGCGGCATCCAGGCCGGCACCCCACACGTCACGACGCCTGCGTTGCAAGGACTCTTGAAGCGTGGATCCCAGGCGCTCGCGCGTGGCAGCAACATCCTGGTTACGGGAGAAAGCGGTACAGGGAAGACCGATTTTGTCCGCCGGCTGTGCACAGCCGGCGAACAGGGCGGCTATCCTTTCGTTCACGTCAATTGCGGGATGCTGACAGATGCGCAGTTCGACATGGAGATGTTCGGGGTCGAACCGGGTGCTTCCTCGGATCCCTTGACGCGAGGAAAGCTTGGCTATGTGGAAGCCGCGGACGGCGGCGTCCTTTTTCTGGACGAGATCACGGACCTCTCGCCAATCTCCCAGATGAAGCTGGTCGCGTTCCTGGAGACCGGAACCTACAGCCGGGTGGGCTCGGTCCAGAGACGCCAGGCCAAGCTCAAGCTCGTCACGGCCACCAATCGCGCGCTGAGGCAGATGATTGCCGATGGCCAGTTCCGTGAAGACCTCTACTACCGCATGGCCGTGGTCATGCTGGAGTTGCCGCCGGTGCGCGGCCGGGCCGACTTCATCAAGTCTCTTGCGGACGCGATGCTGCAAAGGATCAATCTCGGTCGCCGGCAGGCATTCGTTCTGTCGGAGGGCTTCCGACGCAAACTTCTGGCCTACGACTATCCCGGCAACATCCGCGAGCTGTCCAACATCCTGCAGCATGCAGTCGCGAGCGCCGAGGAAGTCGCGGAAATCGAGCATTTCGTCGTGCCGCTGGGCACCGGCCGCCTGCCAGTGAAATCGGATGCCGATCCGTCACCGGCCGACGGCGAAAGCACGAGCTTCAAGGAGCTCATCCGAGAATTCGAGACCTACGTTCTCGAGAAATCCATCGCTGAGAATGGAAGCAAACGAAGCGCCGCAAAGGCACTCGGCATCGACATCGCAACCCTCATTCGAAAAACGAACAGGAAGCGATAG
- a CDS encoding PAS domain-containing protein: protein MADALRRLVANAPLLVDWIAADGRIRSVNDHEMNELGLEAGTVLDQPLEVLYGDDSARYIRSLLDGRRNPGEPFPVWMNSSAYEEVPMVAAAVSDEHGALAIIKIPLGPAMFDVGSELLERVEILSQMIGAATEACWCIEFLEPVDVSLGEDEIVDRIFSNQSRWRACNAAMAALYNVPEGLDFNTQPVSRYFPATAVNRAMVRDLVRSNYRLDHAAAVDQRHDGSEMLVENDFRAAIKDGFLIRLWGTTRDIGPHRRREQQLSERATSMLDILSAAPDPILVLAEDGVILAANPAAEQAWGRGNDSILGRPFEQLAEMRGAVARLKESAEAEEDEGGECDLSLAGVDGVKEGWRFRVARTEGEFRRYVLTARRKSRRKARISASEVL from the coding sequence ATGGCTGATGCCCTACGTCGCCTTGTGGCGAACGCACCGCTTCTCGTGGACTGGATCGCGGCTGACGGCCGCATCCGCTCCGTCAACGACCACGAAATGAACGAACTCGGGCTGGAGGCGGGGACGGTCCTCGATCAGCCGCTGGAAGTGCTCTACGGCGACGATTCCGCCAGGTACATCCGCTCCCTCCTTGATGGACGACGGAACCCGGGCGAACCCTTTCCCGTCTGGATGAATTCTTCCGCCTACGAGGAAGTGCCGATGGTGGCGGCCGCTGTCTCCGATGAGCACGGGGCGCTGGCAATCATCAAGATCCCGCTCGGTCCCGCCATGTTCGACGTTGGAAGCGAGCTTCTCGAGCGGGTCGAAATCCTGTCGCAGATGATCGGGGCGGCGACGGAGGCGTGCTGGTGCATCGAGTTCCTCGAACCCGTCGATGTCTCGCTCGGAGAGGACGAGATCGTCGATCGCATCTTTAGCAACCAGTCGCGCTGGCGCGCGTGCAATGCTGCGATGGCCGCCCTCTACAACGTCCCGGAAGGCCTCGACTTCAACACGCAGCCGGTTTCCCGCTATTTCCCTGCGACGGCTGTGAACCGGGCGATGGTCCGCGACCTTGTTAGATCCAATTATCGGCTGGATCACGCTGCAGCTGTCGACCAGCGGCACGACGGCAGCGAAATGCTGGTCGAAAACGATTTTCGTGCGGCGATCAAGGATGGCTTTCTCATTCGCCTGTGGGGAACGACGCGCGACATCGGCCCCCACCGCCGCCGCGAACAGCAGCTTTCCGAACGTGCAACGTCGATGCTCGACATCCTGAGTGCCGCCCCCGATCCGATCCTCGTTCTGGCCGAGGATGGCGTCATCCTTGCGGCGAACCCCGCCGCCGAACAGGCGTGGGGGCGCGGGAACGACTCGATTCTAGGCCGCCCATTCGAGCAGCTCGCCGAGATGCGCGGTGCAGTCGCCCGGCTAAAGGAGAGCGCGGAGGCCGAGGAAGACGAAGGCGGGGAATGCGATCTCTCGCTCGCCGGCGTGGACGGGGTGAAGGAAGGCTGGCGCTTTCGCGTCGCGCGCACCGAGGGCGAGTTTCGCCGTTATGTCCTGACGGCAAGGCGCAAGTCCCGCCGCAAGGCACGGATATCCGCGAGCGAGGTGCTGTGA
- the proC gene encoding pyrroline-5-carboxylate reductase, translating into MSESNEIVLVGCGNMGFALLKGWLGSGSVETQLTHVVEPAEALRERAAATGVNVHAPADSLPAGLSPAMVVLAVKPQVMADILPSFRRFAGGATFVSIAAGIPVAMIERCIGESSVIRAMPNTPAAIGKGSTVLFCNPRVAQGRAEMARSLLSASGSVHFVEDETLMDAVTAISGSGPAYVFHLIECLANAGASLGLPAEIALALAKETVNGAGALAIESADDPETLRRQVTSPGGTTAAGLEVLMAAPGLRDLVARTAAAAHRRSVELSSLG; encoded by the coding sequence ATGAGTGAGTCAAACGAGATCGTCCTCGTCGGTTGCGGCAATATGGGATTCGCCCTGCTCAAGGGCTGGCTCGGTTCGGGCAGCGTGGAGACGCAGCTTACCCATGTTGTGGAGCCGGCGGAGGCGTTGCGCGAAAGGGCTGCTGCTACCGGCGTCAACGTACATGCGCCTGCTGACAGCCTGCCGGCGGGCCTTTCGCCGGCAATGGTGGTCCTCGCCGTCAAGCCACAGGTCATGGCGGACATCCTGCCTTCCTTCCGGCGGTTCGCGGGCGGCGCGACGTTCGTCAGCATTGCTGCGGGCATACCTGTGGCTATGATCGAGCGGTGCATCGGCGAATCCTCCGTCATCCGGGCGATGCCCAACACGCCGGCCGCGATCGGTAAGGGATCAACGGTCCTCTTCTGCAATCCGAGAGTCGCTCAAGGGCGAGCAGAGATGGCACGCTCGCTCCTTTCGGCAAGCGGCAGCGTGCACTTCGTGGAAGATGAGACCCTCATGGATGCGGTGACGGCAATCTCCGGTTCCGGACCGGCCTATGTCTTCCACCTCATCGAATGCCTCGCCAACGCGGGTGCATCGCTCGGCTTGCCGGCGGAAATCGCGCTGGCTCTCGCGAAGGAAACCGTCAACGGAGCCGGCGCTCTTGCCATCGAAAGCGCCGATGATCCGGAAACGTTGCGCCGCCAGGTTACAAGCCCCGGCGGTACTACGGCCGCGGGTCTCGAGGTGCTGATGGCGGCACCTGGGCTCCGTGATCTCGTCGCAAGGACGGCAGCCGCGGCCCATCGCCGGTCAGTCGAACTGTCCAGCCTCGGCTGA